GTGATGCTACACATGTGTCCACAAATGTCATTGGTACTCATGGTTATGCAGCTCCTGAATATGTTGCCACAGGTTTGTTCTCTAAACTCACTAAACGTTTTGAGTGTTTTTTGTTTCtattagattcgggtttatcaTGGCTTCCAACTTGAAGCTAATTGGCTGTAAGTGGATTAGTcctaactttttatatattacttaagatCTCATTGAATTCCCGATGTGGGATACTTATCCCTAATAGTTTCTTAAAACACTTTCTGAAAGCTCATCTACATCATCTACAGGTAGATTGACGGTAAAGAGCGATGTGTACAGCTTCGGCGTGGTACTACTGGAACTAATATCAGGACGACGAGCCATGGACACTTCAAATGGGGGAGTCGAGTATAGCCTTGTGGACTGGGCAAAACCGTACCTTGACGATAAGCGGAAGCTTTTTCGAATAATGGACACCAAACTAGGCGGGCAGTATCCACAAAAGGGAGCTTATGCAGCTGCTACCCTCGCGTTGCAGTGCTTAAACCCCGAGGCGAAGCTAAGACCGAAAATGTCAGTGGTTTTATCCACATTGGAACAGCTAGAAGCCGCTGCTAAACCTGGaaccaagcacacagaatctccAAGAGCTCGTTATTCCTCTGCTATAATGCAGAAATCTCCGGTTAGATATAGTCAAGATCGGCCTCTGCTGAACGTAACTCCTGGTGCCTCGCCTTTGCCTTCTTACAGTCGATCTCCGCGTGTAAGATGAAAGTAGATAGCTCATACATACTCTTTGCTTTTGAATGTGAAAAGATTTATACAGAGAAGAACTATTTACTCAAACCTTTTAAGTGTCATTCAAACATGTAATCAGAGTAAACTGAAGCAAACGAACATGAACTCTGACTAAACACTCTCTAAGCTCACCAAACCAAAcgcagagaaagagaaagatcaCACTAAATAATTAAGCTTGATTGTATATGACAACGAGATGAAATCTCTTTGCCTGAACCTTCACCGTTTCCACTCGGTTTTGTTTGACTTATCTGaaataatcaagaaaaaaaatgagttaAAAGGTTATTGATATGAGTAAACTTTTAGCTTTAAAGAGGCTTGTGTAAATGTGAGTCCTGCATACCACTTTTGTTCTTCGAAGAAGAAGCAGATTTGTCGCCGTTCATAGATCCTTTGGCCGAGGCTAGGAGAAGCTTGTGAGCCCTTGGAGACATAGTAGTAGTAACACCCGGCTTACCATTGGCTGGAGAAGGCAGAGAATGGCGCCGCAATGTAGATGCAGTTGGGGCCATGTAGCTGTGGATTTTCCTCCCGCTATGTGTACGCCCTTCATCTTGATAGTGCGGTGACACTCGTCTTTCACTTGGCTTTGAGTTATCAGAAGAAATATTACCATTCTCAGAGCTTACCTTCACATCTGAGCATTTGaggtcttcttcatctttatcattGGTCTCTGTAGTTCTGAGTTCATCTTCCTCTGAtgatttctctttttcttcGACACCAAGCTCCTTAGCAACTACATCTGTGGTATCTTTCTCCTTCTCTCCTCCTTGAAGATCATCTGAGACCTTCACTTCAGTCTCCATCTGAACAGAATCTGCAGAATCTTTCTCCTTTTCAGCTGATTCAACAGCGTCTCCTCCTTCTTCAAGAACACCTGAAACCCTCACTTCAGGCTCTATCTGCACAGACTCTGCAGTATCTTTCTCCTTTTCAGCTGACTCAACATCGTCTCCTCCTCCTTCAAGAACATCCAAAACCTTCACTTCAGGCTCTATCTGCACACAATCTGCCGCATCTTTCTCCTTTTCAGCAGACTCAACATTATCTGAAACCTTCACTTCAGGCTCTATCTGCACAGAATCCACAGTCTCTTTCCTCTTCTCAGCAGATTTACGGGTGACTTTCAACGACGAGTTCGAAAGAGAAGACCTTTTAAGACTAGGCCTAGGCTTCTCTTCTTTAACCTCCTCCTTTGAGGCGGCGCTTCTACTCTTTCTTGGCTTGTGCTTCGCCTTGTCACTCTCAATTCTCAGGGGATCTTTAC
This region of Brassica napus cultivar Da-Ae chromosome C5, Da-Ae, whole genome shotgun sequence genomic DNA includes:
- the LOC106400777 gene encoding protein IQ-DOMAIN 28, with translation MGKTPGKWIKTLLLGKKSPKSNLVVSAVKDDFSNLSLDPPVASSQPDTASSAQNVVPPSNGDDLEPRSDVDELKLGQAASKIQAVFRARQARRAIRTLKGIIRLQAVIRGHLVRRQAVATYSCIWGIVKFQALVRGRIARSSSDSVVQCHKPNMEVNDSEALQVSMCSWMNDPSKFIIVRKLLASSPTALPLKIQYGPEEPNSANVWLERWTQLHVWSPPPRVAKILVPQTKTKKRSYQAVVDSEKARPKQGVKKQSVPASGKGSNRSSTTESEKPKRSTVRKASTLSKDPLRIESDKAKHKPRKSRSAASKEEVKEEKPRPSLKRSSLSNSSLKVTRKSAEKRKETVDSVQIEPEVKVSDNVESAEKEKDAADCVQIEPEVKVLDVLEGGGDDVESAEKEKDTAESVQIEPEVRVSGVLEEGGDAVESAEKEKDSADSVQMETEVKVSDDLQGGEKEKDTTDVVAKELGVEEKEKSSEEDELRTTETNDKDEEDLKCSDVKVSSENGNISSDNSKPSERRVSPHYQDEGRTHSGRKIHSYMAPTASTLRRHSLPSPANGKPGVTTTMSPRAHKLLLASAKGSMNGDKSASSSKNKSDKSNKTEWKR